A stretch of DNA from marine bacterium B5-7:
AGTTGATGAGAAACGTAACAATTTAGCAATGCGATCTTTATTGGCGGTATCTTCGCCCGGACCTTCTTTGATGACTTCACCAAAAGCTGCCCAGAACTTTGTGTAATTCTCAGGATCGTTTTTCGCCATTTTCTCTAGCATATCCAACACGCGCTTAGTCATCGCAGACTTCATCGCATCAACAGCTTTCGAGCGTTGTAAAATTTCACGTGAAATATTCAGCGGTAAATCCTTGGTATCCAAAACACCTTTAACAAAACGCAAATACATCGGCAAGAATTGTTCTGCTTCGTCCATGATAAACACACGCTGCACATAAAGCTTTAAACCACGTGGGTTATCACGATTCCACATATCAAATGGTGGGTGAGAAGGGATATAGAGCAAGGAAGTATATTCGTACTTACCTTCAACTTTGTTATGGCTCCAGCTAAGTGGCGCTTCATAATCATGAGAAACATGCTTATAAAATTCCTGGTAATCTTCGTCTTTAACATCTGCTTTGGCACGTGCCCACAATGCTTTCGCTTGGTTAACCGCTTCGTATTCTGGATTTTCTTCTTGCTTTTCTTTTTCCTCATCCGTGTGAACTTCTTTTTTCATTTCAATAGGCAGCGCAATATGATCAGAATATTTAGTCACAACAGTTCGAACGCGCCAGGCATCCAAAAATTCATCCGCATCTTTTTTCAAATGCATAATGATTTCTGTACCACGATCAGCTTTCGTGATGCTTTCCAGGTTATAATCACCCTCGCCTTGTGATTCCCAACAAATACCGGCATCCGCTGCTTCACCTGCACGACGTGTATTCACAGTCACTTTGTCAGCCACAATAAATGCTGAATAAAAACCTACACCAAATTGCCCAATCATTTGTGAATCTTTGGCTTTATCACCGGATAACTGCGTCATGAATTCTTTAGTACCAGAACGCGCAATCGTCCCGAGATTACTAATCACTTCGTCACGATTCATACCAATACCATTGTCGCGAATAGTAATGGTACGTGCATCTTTATTGATGTCGA
This window harbors:
- the htpG gene encoding chaperone protein HtpG — its product is MSTAQKETHGFQTEVKQLLHLMIHSLYSNKEIFLRELVSNASDAADKLRFEAIDNPGLLDSDPDLKIVIDINKDARTITIRDNGIGMNRDEVISNLGTIARSGTKEFMTQLSGDKAKDSQMIGQFGVGFYSAFIVADKVTVNTRRAGEAADAGICWESQGEGDYNLESITKADRGTEIIMHLKKDADEFLDAWRVRTVVTKYSDHIALPIEMKKEVHTDEEKEKQEENPEYEAVNQAKALWARAKADVKDEDYQEFYKHVSHDYEAPLSWSHNKVEGKYEYTSLLYIPSHPPFDMWNRDNPRGLKLYVQRVFIMDEAEQFLPMYLRFVKGVLDTKDLPLNISREILQRSKAVDAMKSAMTKRVLDMLEKMAKNDPENYTKFWAAFGEVIKEGPGEDTANKDRIAKLLRFSSTYNDDDAQSASLADYVERMREGQDKIYYITADTYNAAKHSPHLEVFTKKGIEVLLLHNRIDEWLVSHLTEFDGKQLQSVAKGDLDLGDLDDAETKAEQEQQEKDLEGVITQAKEILGDKIKDIRVTHRLTDSPACLVFDENEMSGHLQRIMQAAGQAAPASTPIFEVNPAHALISQLKNEQDDEKFSDWVHLLFDQALLAEGGQLDDPGTFVKRMNAMLLG